In the genome of Photobacterium sp. TY1-4, one region contains:
- a CDS encoding cell division inhibitor SulA gives MTTYFDNSQSVTASQVYKSTCATAAHSPSSVQPVNCPIEVCFSDEAQAQLAYFLRLLKQASQQSRWIMFIGEEALIDKQLLKGAGIDTNKVLLLKNKKGISDEALMAKALSSGNCSAVIATGRIDTFEREDIRHAAESSASYAFVINREFKNKVTLH, from the coding sequence ATGACAACGTATTTCGATAACTCGCAATCAGTCACTGCATCTCAGGTTTACAAATCGACTTGTGCAACGGCCGCTCACTCGCCGTCATCTGTTCAGCCGGTGAACTGCCCGATTGAAGTCTGCTTCTCAGACGAAGCACAGGCCCAATTAGCGTACTTTTTGCGATTGCTCAAACAGGCCAGCCAGCAGAGTCGCTGGATCATGTTTATCGGGGAAGAGGCGTTAATCGATAAGCAACTACTAAAGGGCGCCGGCATTGATACCAACAAAGTGCTGCTGCTCAAAAACAAAAAAGGCATCTCTGACGAAGCCTTGATGGCAAAAGCGCTGAGTAGCGGGAATTGTAGTGCTGTGATTGCCACCGGCAGGATCGACACCTTTGAGCGGGAAGACATTCGTCACGCGGCGGAATCAAGCGCGAGCTATGCCTTTGTAATTAATCGTGAATTTAAAAATAAAGTTACCCTTCACTAA
- a CDS encoding efflux RND transporter periplasmic adaptor subunit, protein MADKYLRFKTVSMLLLAATMLTACEQAPQQTKAMVSRPVKLFMVGENSANRVFKFPGSVAAVKQADMAFEVPGRIIDFPVTEGELVQAGTVLATLDPTTYEAERDRARAERSAAQTDFHRYQVAFERKAVTKQQLDIARRNLDVAEASLRQANKILDDTILRAPFTGRLARKVVEDYANVQAKQTVLILQGDDALEMKVHVSETDWVRGKNVDTIDELEINSHIHVELSTLPGQMIPAKITSFSSMADPITRTFEVTVGFEAPEGASISPGMTGRVIYELPQEPSQVTLLVPTNSVVYAQFNLLLVPANAVLATTDKTSFVWLYDQDTGTVSQRIITLGDPVGDSIHVKSGLVRGDKIAVSGTRSLGDGYPVHAMQE, encoded by the coding sequence ATGGCAGACAAATACTTACGTTTTAAAACCGTTTCTATGTTGTTGCTTGCTGCAACGATGCTTACGGCATGTGAGCAAGCGCCACAACAAACCAAGGCGATGGTTTCCAGGCCGGTTAAATTATTTATGGTGGGTGAGAATTCAGCTAACCGGGTTTTTAAATTTCCCGGGAGTGTTGCTGCGGTCAAGCAAGCTGACATGGCTTTTGAAGTTCCCGGGCGGATTATCGACTTTCCGGTTACTGAAGGAGAGTTAGTTCAAGCGGGGACTGTCCTGGCGACGTTGGATCCGACGACTTATGAAGCAGAGCGTGATCGGGCGCGTGCGGAACGCAGCGCGGCGCAAACTGATTTTCATCGCTACCAGGTGGCGTTTGAACGAAAAGCTGTGACGAAACAACAGTTGGACATTGCGCGTCGAAACCTGGATGTTGCTGAAGCGAGCCTTCGTCAAGCCAATAAAATTCTTGACGATACTATTTTACGGGCGCCATTTACCGGGCGTCTTGCCCGTAAAGTGGTTGAAGACTATGCCAATGTTCAGGCCAAGCAAACGGTGTTGATCTTGCAAGGCGATGATGCTTTGGAAATGAAGGTTCATGTGTCTGAAACGGACTGGGTGCGTGGAAAAAACGTGGATACCATTGATGAGTTAGAAATTAACTCTCACATCCATGTTGAATTGAGCACATTACCGGGACAGATGATTCCGGCTAAGATCACGTCTTTTTCCAGCATGGCTGATCCGATTACTCGCACGTTTGAGGTCACTGTCGGCTTTGAGGCGCCGGAAGGAGCCAGTATCAGTCCGGGGATGACAGGTCGCGTGATTTATGAGCTGCCGCAGGAACCGAGTCAGGTCACTTTGCTGGTGCCGACCAACTCGGTGGTCTACGCACAATTTAATCTGTTGCTGGTCCCGGCAAATGCCGTGCTTGCGACAACTGATAAAACATCGTTTGTCTGGCTCTATGATCAAGATACCGGCACGGTTTCACAGAGAATCATCACCTTAGGTGATCCTGTTGGGGATAGTATCCATGTGAAGTCCGGGCTTGTTCGGGGCGATAAGATTGCGGTTTCAGGCACTCGATCGTTAGGTGATGGTTATCCTGTACATGCGATGCAGGAGTGA
- a CDS encoding TetR/AcrR family transcriptional regulator, whose amino-acid sequence MTKPDSRALNAPQQSEAASKPKRRGRPVGDHESKRAELLAAAIAVTAEEGYAGASLRKVAKRFGGTTGAVTYYFANKEEMITAVIEELFNRVDNLLNVDTENIDIKQLMQQFLTWPETSETDLWLVFIQLLAHAKHEPAFATVLAQRNANFLAKFASVIEKGQCQGVIRKDIPAAILADQLSAMCDGWMILMPFEPERFTPERIQTLLDAIAKLIAPPQMLAP is encoded by the coding sequence ATGACTAAGCCAGATTCACGGGCGCTCAACGCTCCACAACAATCAGAAGCTGCAAGTAAACCCAAGCGACGTGGCAGGCCTGTCGGCGACCACGAATCGAAGCGTGCTGAACTACTCGCAGCCGCCATTGCTGTCACCGCGGAAGAAGGATATGCCGGCGCTTCGCTGCGCAAAGTCGCCAAGCGATTCGGGGGCACGACTGGCGCCGTGACTTATTACTTTGCGAATAAAGAAGAGATGATCACCGCAGTGATTGAAGAACTATTCAATAGAGTCGACAACTTGCTGAACGTGGATACCGAAAACATCGATATCAAACAGTTAATGCAACAATTTTTAACCTGGCCAGAGACCAGCGAAACTGATTTATGGCTAGTGTTTATTCAGTTATTAGCCCACGCAAAGCATGAGCCCGCATTCGCCACAGTATTAGCCCAACGCAATGCAAATTTTCTGGCTAAATTTGCCTCTGTTATCGAGAAAGGTCAATGCCAAGGGGTTATCCGAAAAGACATTCCTGCCGCCATACTTGCCGATCAATTAAGTGCGATGTGCGACGGCTGGATGATCTTGATGCCGTTTGAACCTGAGCGATTTACGCCCGAACGTATTCAAACACTACTGGACGCCATCGCGAAACTGATTGCGCCGCCACAGATGCTCGCCCCCTAA
- the phnX gene encoding phosphonoacetaldehyde hydrolase, whose amino-acid sequence MQHLQAVMFDWAGTVVDFGSFAPTTIFVEAFKREYDFAISLEEARVPMGLGKWDHIKAVGELPEVAARWETKFGRPMQNEDIDKIYQTFMPLQVKKVGEHADLIPGAKAVIDGLRAQGLKIGSCTGYPRVVLDALLPAAKANGYSPDCAVATDDLKAGGRPAPYMLLQNMLELAVSDVKACVKVDDSVPGITEGLNAGMWTVALLLSGNEAGLTQAEFEVADEATLAAARVKAQDAFAHSGAHYQIDTIADLPAVIADIEQRLANGERP is encoded by the coding sequence ATGCAACATTTACAAGCGGTTATGTTTGACTGGGCCGGCACTGTGGTCGATTTCGGCTCTTTTGCCCCGACCACCATTTTTGTCGAAGCATTTAAGCGCGAATATGATTTTGCGATCAGCCTGGAAGAAGCCCGGGTTCCGATGGGTCTGGGTAAGTGGGATCATATCAAAGCTGTGGGCGAACTGCCGGAAGTCGCGGCGCGCTGGGAAACCAAATTTGGTCGCCCGATGCAAAACGAAGACATTGATAAAATCTACCAGACTTTCATGCCGCTGCAGGTGAAGAAAGTCGGCGAGCATGCGGATTTGATCCCCGGAGCGAAAGCCGTGATCGATGGCTTACGCGCGCAGGGGCTGAAAATCGGCTCATGTACCGGTTATCCGCGTGTGGTGCTGGATGCGTTGCTCCCGGCAGCCAAAGCCAATGGTTACAGCCCGGATTGTGCGGTTGCCACCGATGATCTGAAAGCGGGTGGCCGCCCGGCGCCTTATATGTTGCTGCAAAACATGCTGGAACTGGCGGTGAGCGATGTGAAAGCCTGTGTGAAAGTGGACGACTCGGTGCCGGGGATCACGGAAGGCTTGAATGCCGGGATGTGGACGGTTGCCTTGCTGCTGTCTGGCAATGAAGCGGGCCTGACCCAGGCTGAGTTTGAAGTGGCGGATGAAGCAACGCTGGCGGCGGCTCGGGTGAAAGCACAGGATGCCTTTGCGCACTCGGGTGCTCATTACCAGATTGATACCATTGCGGATTTGCCTGCGGTTATTGCCGACATTGAGCAACGTCTGGCAAACGGTGAACGCCCGTAA
- the glgC gene encoding glucose-1-phosphate adenylyltransferase, whose translation MKDETMTVILAGGEGKRLSPLTDNRAKPAVPFGGKYRIIDFTLTNCLHSGLRQILVLTQYKSHSLQKHLRDGWSVFNPELGEYITAVPPQMRTGASWYQGTADAIYQNLYLLSRSSAKYVVVLSGDHIYRMDYAPMLKHHKETQAGLTVACMEVPREDAGAFGVMEVNTQNQVIAFQEKPEQPACIPNKPQSSLVSMGIYIFSMDTLVEVLERDAINAQSSHDFGNDIIPGLIDSERVYAYQFGGAEGRVSQDAYWRDVGTLDAFYQANMDLLAVQPPLDIYQPDWPIRTYEPQLPPARTVSSATGNEGIFINSMISDGVVIAGGSAQNSVLFPRVSVNNAAVVINSILFEGVTVEEDAHLENCIVDKHVTIPAGTVIGVNKKQDAARFQISEQGVVVIPSSYQFPEVDQLK comes from the coding sequence ATGAAAGATGAAACGATGACTGTCATTCTGGCTGGCGGAGAGGGGAAGCGTCTGTCACCGCTGACGGATAACCGGGCAAAACCGGCGGTTCCGTTCGGTGGAAAATATCGCATCATCGACTTTACCCTGACCAACTGTCTGCATTCCGGATTACGGCAAATCTTGGTTTTGACTCAGTATAAGTCTCACTCGTTGCAGAAGCACTTGCGGGACGGCTGGTCGGTCTTTAATCCGGAACTGGGGGAATATATTACCGCGGTTCCGCCGCAGATGCGCACCGGGGCAAGTTGGTATCAGGGCACGGCCGATGCGATTTATCAGAACCTGTATTTGTTGTCGCGCAGCAGCGCGAAGTATGTGGTGGTGCTCTCCGGCGATCATATTTACCGAATGGACTATGCGCCGATGCTGAAGCATCACAAAGAGACGCAGGCTGGCCTGACGGTGGCGTGCATGGAAGTGCCCCGTGAAGATGCCGGTGCATTTGGTGTCATGGAAGTGAACACACAGAACCAGGTGATTGCGTTTCAGGAAAAGCCGGAGCAGCCTGCTTGTATTCCCAACAAACCGCAATCAAGCCTGGTCTCGATGGGCATTTATATCTTCTCGATGGACACGCTGGTTGAGGTGCTGGAGCGGGATGCGATCAATGCGCAGTCCAGCCATGACTTTGGCAACGATATTATTCCCGGCTTGATCGATTCGGAACGTGTCTACGCCTATCAGTTCGGCGGTGCAGAGGGGCGGGTGAGCCAGGATGCGTATTGGCGCGATGTCGGGACGCTTGATGCGTTCTATCAGGCCAATATGGATTTGTTGGCGGTACAGCCGCCGTTGGATATCTATCAGCCAGACTGGCCGATACGCACGTATGAGCCACAGTTGCCGCCGGCCAGAACAGTGTCGTCCGCCACCGGTAATGAAGGGATCTTCATCAACTCGATGATTTCTGATGGCGTGGTGATCGCCGGGGGATCGGCGCAGAACTCGGTGCTGTTTCCACGGGTCTCGGTGAACAATGCCGCGGTGGTGATCAACAGTATTTTATTTGAAGGGGTCACGGTCGAAGAAGATGCCCACCTGGAAAATTGTATTGTCGATAAGCATGTCACCATTCCTGCCGGGACCGTGATCGGGGTGAACAAAAAGCAGGATGCAGCACGGTTTCAGATCTCCGAACAGGGCGTGGTCGTGATCCCGTCATCTTATCAATTTCCCGAAGTGGACCAGCTGAAGTGA
- a CDS encoding efflux RND transporter permease subunit, translating to MNIASVAIKHRVVTLVFTFVLFATGLFAYGNMSRLEDPEFTIKEALIITPYPGASALEVEQEVSDELEQAVQQLGQLERVKSKSERGLSTLTVTMKDNYDKATLPQVWDELRRKVSDAQRELPPGAGTPIVFDDYGDVYSIFTVVTGDGYSYAEIKDYVDNLKRELLLVQDVGKVTTFAERREAIYVEFNRSRMSQLGIQPDAIMESLRQQGMAVDAGRARLGSSFVTMMPTGGLRSVTDFESLLISSGNGSRQIYLRDIADVKRDYVDPVTAEIRFDGQVGVGLGISTVSGGNVVTMGEAVQARLAELENVRPLGMALHTVSMQSESVTTALSGFVESLIEATAIVVGVLLLFMGLRSGLLIGFVLVLTIVGSFIFLDPMGVALERVSLGALIIALGMLVDNAIVVVDGIQIRMQKGKGAEESAIEVVKDTAWPLLAATLIAILAFAAIGTSQDETGEFCRSLFQVVMVSLMLSWLTAVTITPLLCVMFLKKPTVKEAEAEPYSGGFYLGYQRLLRACIRHRYLSSASVVGIFAVSMWGFTLIEQNFLPSATRPQFQVDYWLPQGTHFDVTRQDAEKVEQLLLKQEGVTHVTSSLGQGALRFLLTYQPEQPNSAYAQFLVSVEDAEVIDALLPKVEAELAAEFPDALSYASTFLLGPGSTGKIQARISGPDINELRRLAGEVEAIYRGDPNTKSIRTDWRQPVKMVRAVLAEEQSNINGITRPMVASTIQEGFQGVTAGLYREADLILPIIVRADEMTRSRLDNLSNLQIWSPVAQKMIPLRQVVHEFETTFEDEIIHRRDRQRTITVFADPITGNASQIFTRLRPQVEALALPPGYKLAWGGEYEDSGKAEAGLASTIPIYVLGMILLTIMMFNSLRQPLVIWLCVPLALIGVTIGLLSTGQPFGFMALLGFLSLVGMLIKNAIVLIEEINLLSGKGKDLLSVIVEASVSRLRPVSMAALTTVLGMIPLIFDAFFAPMAVTIIGGLSFATLLTMIVLPVLYALFYRVKLNE from the coding sequence ATGAATATTGCCTCTGTCGCGATTAAACATCGCGTTGTGACGTTGGTTTTCACCTTCGTCTTGTTTGCCACAGGCTTATTCGCTTACGGCAATATGAGTCGTTTGGAAGATCCTGAGTTCACGATTAAAGAAGCTTTGATTATCACACCGTATCCCGGCGCATCGGCGCTGGAAGTTGAGCAGGAAGTCAGTGATGAACTGGAACAAGCAGTCCAGCAGCTGGGTCAGCTCGAACGTGTGAAGTCAAAGTCGGAGCGTGGTTTGTCGACGCTCACGGTGACCATGAAAGATAATTATGACAAAGCCACTTTGCCGCAGGTGTGGGACGAACTGCGTCGGAAAGTCAGTGATGCGCAACGGGAACTTCCCCCGGGTGCCGGCACACCAATAGTCTTTGATGATTACGGTGATGTTTATAGTATTTTCACCGTTGTGACCGGCGATGGTTATAGCTATGCCGAGATCAAAGACTATGTCGACAATCTGAAACGCGAGCTTTTGCTGGTTCAGGATGTTGGCAAAGTGACGACGTTTGCCGAGCGTCGTGAAGCCATTTACGTTGAGTTTAATCGCAGCCGGATGTCGCAACTGGGGATTCAGCCGGACGCAATTATGGAGTCTTTACGTCAACAAGGCATGGCGGTTGATGCCGGTCGTGCGCGGCTTGGCTCCTCATTTGTGACCATGATGCCGACCGGAGGGCTGCGTTCGGTTACTGACTTTGAATCATTGTTAATCAGCAGTGGCAATGGGAGCCGGCAGATCTATTTGCGTGATATTGCGGATGTGAAGCGGGACTATGTGGATCCGGTAACGGCTGAAATTCGTTTTGATGGTCAGGTCGGAGTAGGCTTAGGGATCTCTACTGTTTCCGGCGGTAATGTCGTGACGATGGGGGAGGCCGTACAGGCACGATTAGCTGAACTGGAGAACGTGCGGCCGCTTGGTATGGCCTTGCACACCGTTTCGATGCAATCAGAATCTGTGACAACCGCGCTATCGGGGTTTGTGGAAAGCCTGATTGAAGCCACAGCGATTGTTGTTGGGGTTCTGCTGCTGTTTATGGGGCTGCGCAGCGGGTTACTGATTGGTTTTGTGCTGGTGCTGACGATTGTCGGCTCATTTATCTTCCTCGATCCCATGGGTGTTGCGCTGGAACGTGTTTCTTTAGGTGCTCTGATCATTGCGCTGGGGATGCTGGTCGACAATGCGATTGTTGTGGTCGACGGGATACAGATCCGAATGCAAAAGGGAAAAGGGGCGGAGGAGTCAGCCATTGAAGTAGTGAAAGACACCGCCTGGCCTCTGCTTGCAGCCACATTAATTGCGATACTGGCCTTTGCCGCAATTGGTACTTCACAGGATGAAACCGGGGAATTTTGCCGTTCATTATTCCAGGTGGTGATGGTGTCATTGATGTTGAGTTGGCTGACGGCTGTGACCATCACACCGCTCCTGTGCGTGATGTTCCTCAAGAAGCCAACAGTGAAGGAAGCGGAGGCTGAGCCCTACAGCGGCGGTTTTTACCTTGGCTATCAGCGGTTATTACGGGCCTGTATTCGCCATCGTTACCTGAGCTCCGCTTCCGTCGTGGGCATATTCGCAGTTTCCATGTGGGGGTTTACTTTGATAGAGCAGAACTTTCTGCCAAGTGCGACGCGACCGCAGTTCCAGGTTGATTACTGGTTACCCCAAGGGACGCACTTTGATGTCACCCGTCAGGATGCGGAAAAAGTTGAGCAGCTGTTGCTGAAACAGGAAGGGGTCACGCATGTGACTTCCAGCCTTGGCCAAGGGGCGTTGCGCTTTTTGCTGACCTACCAGCCGGAGCAGCCAAATTCCGCTTATGCACAGTTCTTGGTCAGTGTGGAAGACGCAGAGGTGATTGATGCGTTGTTGCCTAAGGTCGAGGCAGAACTCGCCGCTGAGTTTCCCGATGCCTTGTCTTATGCATCAACATTCCTGCTGGGACCCGGGTCTACCGGTAAGATACAGGCAAGAATTAGCGGTCCGGATATCAATGAATTGAGACGCCTGGCCGGTGAGGTTGAAGCGATCTATCGCGGCGATCCCAATACGAAGTCAATTCGCACTGACTGGCGGCAGCCGGTCAAAATGGTCAGAGCGGTGTTAGCTGAAGAGCAGTCGAACATCAATGGCATTACTCGGCCGATGGTCGCCAGTACAATTCAGGAGGGTTTCCAGGGGGTGACAGCAGGTTTATACCGTGAAGCGGATTTGATTTTGCCCATCATTGTTCGTGCGGATGAAATGACCCGTAGCCGTCTGGATAATTTATCGAATCTACAAATCTGGAGCCCGGTTGCACAGAAAATGATCCCTTTACGCCAGGTTGTCCATGAGTTTGAAACAACCTTTGAAGATGAGATCATCCATCGTCGTGACCGGCAGCGAACGATTACCGTCTTTGCTGATCCGATTACCGGGAATGCGAGTCAGATATTTACGCGTTTACGTCCACAAGTGGAAGCGTTAGCGTTGCCGCCTGGTTACAAGTTGGCGTGGGGAGGGGAGTATGAAGACTCCGGTAAAGCTGAAGCCGGACTGGCCTCAACGATTCCAATCTATGTGTTAGGGATGATTTTGCTCACCATCATGATGTTTAACTCGTTGCGTCAGCCTTTGGTGATCTGGTTATGTGTTCCCCTGGCACTGATTGGTGTCACGATTGGTTTATTGAGCACCGGTCAGCCCTTCGGTTTCATGGCCTTGCTTGGATTCCTGAGTCTGGTGGGGATGCTCATCAAGAATGCGATTGTGTTGATTGAGGAAATCAACCTGCTCAGTGGAAAAGGCAAAGACCTGCTATCGGTGATTGTTGAGGCATCTGTGAGCCGTCTGCGTCCGGTATCTATGGCGGCGCTGACCACGGTGCTTGGGATGATTCCCCTGATCTTTGACGCTTTTTTTGCGCCAATGGCGGTTACGATTATTGGCGGACTGTCGTTTGCTACGCTCCTGACCATGATCGTGCTTCCGGTGCTTTACGCGTTGTTCTACAGGGTGAAACTGAACGAATGA
- a CDS encoding basic amino acid/polyamine antiporter produces MEKKLGLGALTALVIGSMIGAGVFSLPQNMATVASPAAVIIGWTITGIGMIFLALAFQYLSRLKPDITSGVFGYAQAGFGDFVGFCSAWGYWLSAMLANVSYLVIVFSTLGMFFDHPDQILFGEGNTLLSVIGSSVLLWLVHALVLKGVQTASAINVLTTIAKLIPLFLFIVFAFIAFRWETFLFDFTGLQFGAEHDLLAQVKGTMLITVWVFIGIEGAVVVSSRAKHRKDIGRATILGLLTALTIYVLVTVLSMGVISTPTLATYQNPSMARVLTEILGPWGAVLIGCGLIISVCGAFLSWTVLASEAPYLAAREHMFPRAFRRENQAGSPVASLLLTNGSVQVALIFVAFAGSTYDILLVIASEMILVPYFLVGAYTLKLAIQQGERGALLWVGLGATLYGAWLLYASGLNYLLLSALLYLPGLYFYIRAKREQNRGLFTRKEKAAAGVLTVAAGCAVLLLYQGI; encoded by the coding sequence ATGGAAAAGAAACTTGGCTTGGGGGCATTAACCGCTCTGGTTATCGGCTCGATGATTGGCGCCGGCGTCTTCAGCCTTCCACAAAATATGGCCACCGTTGCCAGCCCGGCAGCAGTGATCATTGGCTGGACGATCACCGGGATCGGGATGATCTTTCTCGCGCTGGCTTTTCAATACTTATCACGACTGAAACCGGACATTACCAGTGGGGTGTTCGGCTACGCCCAAGCCGGCTTCGGTGATTTTGTCGGGTTCTGCTCCGCCTGGGGCTACTGGCTCAGTGCGATGCTGGCGAACGTTTCTTACCTGGTCATTGTCTTCAGTACCCTGGGGATGTTTTTTGATCATCCCGATCAAATCCTGTTTGGTGAAGGCAATACCTTGCTGTCCGTCATTGGCTCTTCCGTCCTGCTTTGGCTGGTCCATGCGCTGGTACTGAAAGGCGTGCAAACCGCCTCGGCGATCAATGTTCTGACCACCATTGCCAAACTCATTCCACTGTTCCTATTCATTGTGTTTGCCTTTATTGCCTTTCGCTGGGAAACCTTTCTCTTTGATTTCACCGGACTGCAATTTGGTGCGGAACATGATCTACTGGCTCAGGTCAAAGGCACCATGCTGATCACAGTTTGGGTCTTTATCGGGATCGAAGGCGCCGTCGTGGTGTCCAGCCGCGCCAAACACCGCAAAGATATCGGTCGAGCAACCATTCTGGGGTTACTAACCGCCCTAACAATCTATGTGCTGGTCACAGTGCTTTCCATGGGGGTCATTTCCACCCCGACGCTCGCGACTTACCAAAATCCATCCATGGCCCGAGTGCTGACAGAAATTCTCGGCCCCTGGGGCGCTGTGCTGATTGGTTGCGGGCTGATTATTTCGGTCTGCGGCGCTTTTCTCAGTTGGACGGTTCTGGCCTCAGAAGCGCCGTATCTGGCAGCACGTGAGCATATGTTCCCACGCGCATTTCGCCGTGAAAACCAGGCCGGCAGCCCGGTGGCATCACTTCTGCTGACCAACGGGAGTGTTCAGGTCGCGCTCATTTTTGTGGCTTTCGCCGGGAGTACATACGACATACTGTTGGTGATTGCTTCCGAGATGATCCTGGTTCCTTACTTCCTGGTTGGTGCCTACACCCTGAAGCTGGCGATTCAACAAGGCGAACGCGGAGCACTGCTCTGGGTCGGGCTGGGTGCAACCCTGTACGGTGCCTGGTTACTGTATGCTTCCGGTCTGAACTATCTCTTACTTTCGGCTCTACTGTACCTGCCGGGACTGTATTTCTATATCCGGGCCAAGCGGGAACAAAACAGGGGGCTATTCACCAGAAAGGAAAAGGCAGCTGCGGGTGTGCTCACCGTCGCAGCCGGGTGTGCCGTGCTGTTGCTTTATCAGGGCATATGA
- a CDS encoding sensor domain-containing diguanylate cyclase: MSANNQMSFHVLQRLNLRLLILSLALLSVLITLGNSFCATYQVQRDLLINNTLEANRAYSAKLAKDTDNFFAVAQSQLQYSADLIAAHMDDESYLQTEATRLHKQNALFDSVFIVNADATIVAASPSVLNLKGRQLSTPDAIEAFHAQKPIISNPFISPVGNYLISISHPIFSADGHYLGYVAGTIYLQENGILGNLLGQHYYQDGTYVYVVDQSGVLLYHQDPNRIGEKVTVNGFLQAVIKQQSGEAEITNSRGIDMLAGYAPIARTGWSVVAQRPKAVTLTKLEEQIQVFSVKTLPLTLITLVFIWVSALLIARPLKELANNARVLDQKQAQDRIQSISSWYFESALLKSAILKGVGLLNEKISRLQADSHTDPMTGLYNRRGMQKVLDYYQDVKQDFAVISLDIDHFKQINDRYGHDVGDQVIQSLAQLMRHNSRKDDALCRSGGEEFLIFLPNTTVEIAERIAERLRQNVAQHKMTERFCITISLGVVQCQIDTTSPKDALKFADNALYQAKRNGRNQVVKAA; this comes from the coding sequence TTGAGCGCCAATAACCAAATGTCATTTCATGTTCTGCAACGATTGAACCTTCGCCTGCTGATACTCTCGCTGGCCTTGCTCAGCGTCTTGATCACGCTGGGAAACAGTTTTTGTGCCACTTACCAGGTACAACGCGATTTACTGATTAACAATACTTTAGAAGCCAATCGGGCCTATTCCGCCAAGCTGGCGAAAGATACCGACAACTTTTTTGCCGTCGCCCAAAGCCAGCTTCAATACAGTGCCGATCTAATCGCCGCACACATGGATGACGAATCGTACCTGCAAACGGAAGCAACGCGCTTACACAAACAAAATGCCCTCTTCGATTCCGTTTTTATTGTAAATGCCGATGCCACCATCGTTGCTGCATCGCCAAGTGTTCTGAACCTAAAAGGAAGACAGCTTTCAACGCCCGATGCCATCGAAGCTTTCCACGCCCAAAAGCCGATCATATCCAATCCTTTTATCTCCCCGGTCGGCAATTACCTGATCAGCATCTCGCATCCTATTTTTAGCGCTGATGGTCACTATCTGGGCTATGTGGCCGGCACCATTTATCTGCAGGAGAACGGCATCCTGGGTAATTTGCTGGGCCAACATTACTATCAGGACGGCACCTATGTGTATGTCGTCGATCAGAGCGGCGTGCTGCTCTATCATCAGGATCCCAACCGGATTGGAGAAAAAGTCACCGTCAACGGTTTTCTTCAGGCCGTCATCAAACAACAAAGTGGCGAGGCGGAAATAACCAACTCGCGTGGGATCGACATGCTGGCCGGATATGCTCCCATTGCCCGCACCGGCTGGAGCGTGGTGGCACAACGGCCCAAAGCCGTTACCCTGACCAAACTGGAAGAGCAAATTCAGGTCTTCTCGGTCAAAACCCTCCCCTTAACGCTCATCACCTTAGTGTTCATTTGGGTCTCAGCGCTGCTGATTGCCCGGCCACTGAAAGAGCTCGCGAACAACGCCCGGGTTCTGGACCAAAAACAGGCACAGGATCGCATTCAATCCATCAGCTCCTGGTATTTTGAATCCGCCCTACTCAAAAGCGCGATTCTCAAAGGTGTCGGCTTGCTCAACGAGAAAATATCCAGACTACAGGCAGACAGTCATACCGACCCGATGACCGGGCTCTATAACCGCAGGGGAATGCAAAAAGTTCTGGATTACTATCAGGATGTAAAGCAGGACTTCGCCGTCATTTCCTTAGATATCGATCACTTTAAGCAAATCAATGACCGTTACGGTCACGATGTCGGTGATCAGGTCATTCAATCTCTGGCGCAGCTAATGCGTCACAACTCCCGCAAGGATGACGCGCTCTGTCGCAGTGGCGGAGAAGAGTTCCTCATCTTTCTGCCGAATACAACTGTAGAAATTGCAGAACGGATTGCCGAGCGCTTACGCCAAAACGTCGCACAGCATAAAATGACGGAACGTTTCTGTATCACCATTTCCCTGGGTGTGGTTCAGTGCCAAATCGACACCACATCGCCGAAAGATGCCCTGAAATTTGCGGACAACGCTCTCTATCAAGCCAAGCGAAACGGGAGAAACCAGGTGGTGAAGGCAGCTTGA